CGCTTCATCGGCCTTGACCTTGCGCCCGCTGAGCGTCCACTCGCTGGCCCGCCCAAGGCCCACGCGGGCGGCCAGAAAATGGCTGGAACAGTATTCCGGCACGATCCCGACCTGGGCAAACGGAAACGCAAACACCGCGTTGTCTGCCGCGTAAATCACATCAAACGGCAATAGCATGGTGATGCCACCACCGATAGCCGCGCCGTGCACGGCGGCAACCAGTGGTTTGGACGCTTCGGTCAGCTTGATCCAGTCTCCCACCACGCCCAGCCCACCAAGGCGCTGATCCTCATCCAGATAGGCCTTCTCACCACGCACAAACGGCAGAAACCAGTCTTCCAGATCGGCACCGGCGCAAAAGGCCTTGCCCGCCCCGGTCACCAGAATCGCGCCCACCTGATCGTCCGCATTGGCTTTTTCGATCGCCGCCTGCCAATCGTTGATCAGCTCCGGGGTCAACGCATTCAGCACCTGGGGACGATTCAGGGTGATCACCGCTACCGCGCCTTCGACGGCATATTGAATCTGATCGCTCTTCGACATGAGGGCCTACACAATGATTGAAATCGCCACAGCATAGTGGGCGCAGCGGGTCGGCAACTCATGCTTTCGGACCACGCTGCAGCACAGCGTGCGGCACGCAAGGGAACCAATTCGCCGTAGCAATCGTGATCATGGGCAGAACGCGGACTCCGGCCAGCCAGAGATCCGCGCACGAGGAACACAACCGTTGATTTGCGCATAACCACAACCAGGCGCAAAGCTTTCTGGGGGAGACACTTATGTACGGTGCACAGGAGACCGCCGGGTGGCGGCGTGGGCTGTCAGGACTGGTACTGGGACTGGGCCTTTCCCAGGCCGCAGCCCAGTCTGGCGATGACGATCTGGATGCGTTGTTCGGCGCGCCTGACAACCAGCCGCGCGCCACCGCCAGCCCGACACCGCCGCCGCAGCGTGAAGCGGCCGCCATCACCCTGGAGGAAGAACCCACGCCCAGCGCACGTCCGGCGCAGCGCGGCCGGGTGCTGGAGGAAATCATCGTCACCGCGCAAAAGCGCGAGCAAAGTCTGACCGACGTGCCCATCTCGGTCAGCGCGCTGAGTGGCGAGAAGCTTCGCGATGCCGGCATTGAGAACCTCAGCGATCTGTCCGAGTACGCCCCCAACTTCAAGCTGGTCGAAGGCGGCCTGGTCCCGTTGATCTACATGCGCGGTGTCGGCTCGGGCTCCAATCAGGGCTTTGAAA
The Oceanococcus atlanticus DNA segment above includes these coding regions:
- a CDS encoding enoyl-CoA hydratase/isomerase family protein — translated: MSKSDQIQYAVEGAVAVITLNRPQVLNALTPELINDWQAAIEKANADDQVGAILVTGAGKAFCAGADLEDWFLPFVRGEKAYLDEDQRLGGLGVVGDWIKLTEASKPLVAAVHGAAIGGGITMLLPFDVIYAADNAVFAFPFAQVGIVPEYCSSHFLAARVGLGRASEWTLSGRKVKADEAERSGLVNRVVAADALRSEALAMAEQLARAPTRMVRMTKRLLRQNFAETDIDKVWQRESDTLRECFGSQEHHDAVNAFLNARSR